The Salvia splendens isolate huo1 unplaced genomic scaffold, SspV2 ctg207, whole genome shotgun sequence genome includes a window with the following:
- the LOC121789320 gene encoding C-module-binding factor A-like translates to MKKKPCLVKICSRCLWNRYKEKVEEVASLEEWKCPKCRGVCNCSVCMKRRGHQPTGAAKATGFASVNEMLTAEGSDNGKVGNSMNGSLENDVLSARKKGKERLNADDNTSSKRMKHSKLTETSQTIPIEIVLPVGTDLTSVAGIDVPAEMLAMLWSF, encoded by the exons ATGAAGAAGAAACCGTGTTTAGTAAAGATATGTAGCAGATGCCTATGGAACAG GTACAAGGAAAAGGTGGAGGAAGTAGCTAGTTTGGAGGAATGGAAGTGCCCGAAATGCAGGGGCGTTTGCAATTGCAGTGTGTGCAT GAAGAGAAGGGGCCATCAACCCACCGGTGCAGCAAAAGCGACTGGATTCGCTTCCGTCAACGAGATGCTAACTGCTGAGGGTTCAGATAATGGAAAGGTTGGTAATTCCATGAATGGGTCTCTGGAAAAT GATGTATTATCTGCTAGAAAGAAAGGGAAGGAAAGGTTGAATGCAGATGATAATACCTCTTCAAAGAGAATGAAACATTCTAAACTGACTGAAACCAGCCAGACTATTCCTATAGAAATTGTGCTGCCAGTGGGAACAGACTTGACCAGTGTGGCTGGAATTGATGTACCTGCAGAGATGTTGGCAATGCTTTGGAGTTTCTAG